The following are encoded together in the Chanodichthys erythropterus isolate Z2021 chromosome 16, ASM2448905v1, whole genome shotgun sequence genome:
- the pitrm1 gene encoding presequence protease, mitochondrial, whose amino-acid sequence MFRQSKTIVTKLTNVCLQGSWRSRGSSAVERALQYTVGQKIHGFTVKEVTAVPDLFLTAVKLSHDATGAQYLHAARDDSNNLFSVQFRTTPLDSTGVPHILEHTVLCGSQRFPCRDPFFKMLNRSLSTFMNAFTASDYTMYPFSTQNAKDFKNLLSVYLDAVFFPCLRELDFWQEGWRLEHETPTDPSTRLVFKGVVFNEMKGVFSDNERIYAQHLQNKLLPDHTYSVVSGGEPLAIPDLTWEQLRHFHATHYHPSNARFFTYGDLPLEQHLQQIEEEALSKFERTEPNTAVPSQMFWDKPRADHVTCRPDALAPDPMKQNTLCMSYLLGDITDTFEAFTLSLLSSLMISGPNSPFYKALIEPKIGSDFSSSVGFDGSTRQASFTIGLQGIAEADTEEVKHIIAKTIDAIIATGFEEEQIEALLHRIEIQMKHQSTSFGLALASYIASCWNHDGDPVQLLKISESVSRFRQCLKENPHYLQDKVQHYFKNNTHRLTLSMSPDERFLEKQAEAEEQKLQQKIQILSDADRKDIYEKGLQLLAAQSTTQDASCLPALKVSDIEPIIPYTPVELGNAGGVPVQYCEQPTNGMVYFRAMCNLNSLPEDLKIYVPLFCSVITKLGSGELNYRQQAQRIELKTGGMSVSPQIIPDTDDLDLYEQGIILSSSCLERNLPDMFHLWSDIFNCPRFDDEERLRVLVMMSAQELSNGISYSGHMYAMTRAARSLTPTADLQETFSGMDQVKFMKRIAEMTDLTSVLRKLPRIKRHLFNPENMRCAVNATPQKMSDAAGEVERFIGNIAANRKERKPIRPTIVERALDPNAGSAVSRKLISEPHFKPCQMKTYFQLPFTVNFVSECVRTVPFTHDDYASLCILGRMMTAKFLHGEIREKGGAYGGGARMGGGGLFSFYSYRDPNSTQTLSAFRGGVEWARAGKFTQQDIDEAKLSVFSAVDAPVAPSDKGLGRFLNGITDEMKQRYRERLFAVTDKNLIDVAGRYLGIGQQTCGVAILGPENESIVKDPSWVVK is encoded by the exons ATGTTTCGTCAAAGTAAGACAATCGTTACGAAGCTAACAAATGTGTG TCTACAGGGTTCATGGAGGTCGAGAGGCAGCTCTGCTGTAGAGAGAGCACTGCAGTACACAGTGGGACAGAAGATCCACGGATTCACTGTTAAAGAG GTTACAGCGGTGCCGGATTTGTTCCTAACGGCCGTTAAGCTCTCCCACGATGCCACAGGAGCTCAGTATCTGCATGCAGCCCGGGACGATTCCAACAACCTCTTCAG TGTGCAGTTTCGGACCACACCATTGGACAGCACCGGTGTTCCTCACATTCTCGAGCACACGGTCCTGTGTGGCTCTCAGCGCTTCCCCTGTAGGGACCCCTTCTTTAAGATGCTCAATCGCTCTCTCTCCACCTTTATGAATGCCTTCACAG cGAGTGATTACACAATGTATCCGTTCTCAACCCAGAATGCCAAAGACTTCAAGAACCTTCTGTCGGTCTATCTGGATGCTGTTTTCTTCCCCTGTCTCAGAGAACTGGACTTCTG gcAGGAGGGCTGGAGGTTGGAGCACGAGACCCCCACAGACCCCTCGACTCGTCTGGTGTTCAAGGGTGTGGTGTTCAATGAGATGAAGGGAGTGTTT TCAGATAATGAGCGTATATACGCTCAGCACCTGCAGAATAAACTCCTGCCGGATCACACGTACTCTGTTGTGTCTGGAGGGGAACCGCTGGCCATCCCTGACCTGACCTGGGAACAGCTCAGACACTTCCACGCCACACACTACCACCCCAGCAATGCACG GTTTTTCACATATGGTGATTTACCATTGGAGCAGCACCTACAGCAGATAGAGGAGGAGGCTCTGTCTAAATTTGAGAGAACAGAACCCAACACTGCAGTTCCTAGCCAAATGTTCTGGGACAAACCC aGAGCAGATCATGTGACTTGCAGGCCTGATGCACTGGCTCCTGACCCCATGAAACAAAACACACTCTGCATGAGCTATCTGCTGGGAGA caTCACAGACACGTTTGAGGCGTTCACTCTGAGCCTCCTCTCCTCTCTGATGATCTCTGGCCCAAACTCTCCTTTTTACAAAGCCCTGATCGAGCCCAAAATCGGTTCTGACTTCTCCTCTTCAGTGGG GTTTGACGGCAGCACTAGACAAGCGTCTTTCACCATCGGTCTTCAAGGCATAGCGGAGGCCGACACCGAGGAGGTCAAACACATCATTGCCAAAACCATCGATGCCATCATTGC AACTGGTTTTGAAGAGGAGCAGATTGAAGCTCTGCTGCATAGAATCGAGATTCAGATGAAACATCAGTCCACCAGTTTTGGCCTAGCTCTCGCTTCA taTATTGCATCCTGCTGGAATCATGATGGTGATCCGGTGCAGCTGTTGAAGATAAGTGAGAGTGTGTCCAGATTCCGGCAGTGTTTGAAGGAGAACCCTCACTACCTTCAGGACAAAGTCCAACACTACTTTAAG AATAACACACATCGATTGACCCTTTCCATGAGTCCTGATGAGAGATTCTTGGAGAAACAGGCTGAAGCTGAGGAACAGAAACTACAGCAGAAGATACAGATCCTCAGCGATGCAGACCGCAAAGACATCTATGAGAAAG GTTTGCAGCTGTTGGCTGCTCAGAGCACAACTCAAGACGCTTCCTGTCTGCCTGCATTAAAGGTGTCTGACATTGAGCCGATCATTCCCTACACACCTGTAGAGCTGGGTAATGCAG GTGGTGTACCTGTTCAGTACTGTGAGCAACCCACCAACGGCATGGTTTATTTCAGAGCCATGTGCAACCTCAACTCCCTCCCTGAAGACCTCAAGATCTACGTTCCTCTGTTCTGCAGCGTCATTACCAA GTTGGGCAGTGGGGAGCTGAATTATCGTCAGCAGGCCCAGCGTATTGAGCTGAAGACCGGAGGCATGTCTGTATCACCACAGATCATTCCAGACACTGATGATCTTGATCTGTACGAGCAG gGTATTATCCTGTCATCTTCCTGTCTGGAACGGAATCTACCTGACATGTTTCATCTGTGGAGTGACATATTTAACTG CCCTCGTTTTGATGACGAGGAGCGTCTGCGTGTGCTGGTCATGATGTCAGCTCAAGAGCTGTCCAATGGCATTTCCTATTCCGGTCACATGTACGCGATGACACGGGCAGCTCGATCACTCACACCTACGGCAGACCTGCAGGAGACCTTCAGCGGGATGGACCAA gttAAATTTATGAAAAGAATTGCTGAGATGACTGATCTGACTTCAGTTTTGAGGAAACTTCCCCGGATAAAGAGACACCTTTTTAATCCTGAGAACATGAG GTGTGCCGTGAACGCCACACCCCAGAAAATGTCAGATGCAGCTGGGGAAGTGGAGAGGTTTATAGGTAATATAGCAGCCAACAGGAAGGAGCGCAAACCTATTAGACCAACCATTGTGGAG AGAGCATTAGACCCTAATGCTGGATCAGCAGTGAGCCGTAAACTCATCTCA GAGCCTCATTTTAAACCCTGTCAGATGAAGACGTATTTCCAGCTTCCGTTTACTGTGAACTTTGTCAGTGAGTGTGTGCGCACGGTTCCGTTCACACACGACGATTACGCCAG TCTGTGTATTTTAGGAAGGATGATGACTGCTAAGTTCCTCCATGGAGAGATCAGAGAAAAGGGTGGGGCTTATGGAGGTGGTGCTAGAATGGGAGGAGGTGGCCTGTTCTCATTTTATTCCTATAG AGATCCAAACTCCACCCAGACGTTGTCGGCTTTCCGCGGCGGAGTAGAGTGGGCACGAGCGGGAAAGTTTACCCAGCAGGATATCGACGAGGCCAAGCTCTCAGTTTTCTCTGCCGTTGATGCACCTGTTGCTCCCTCAGATAAGG GTTTGGGGCGTTTTTTAAACGGCATTACAGATGAAATGAAGCAAAGATACAGAGAGAGACTGTTCGCCGTGACCGACAAAAACCTAATTGACGTCGCTGGCAG gtATCTGGGTATTGGCCAGCAGACATGTGGAGTGGCTATTTTAGGCCCAGAAAATGAAAGCATCGTAAAAGACCCTTCCTGGGTTGTCAAATAG